From a region of the Sporosarcina ureilytica genome:
- a CDS encoding helix-turn-helix transcriptional regulator, with translation MGKGSFSSRERLLEVVRILQEHTDVNHMLDIHEIHGYFPESSKVGIRGVRDDIQALEDSNAFPVISVQEKNGLKKHYYYDGRLFEIHELRLLMDAIVAAKFIPQNEAERLFMKIRKLTSQHLAKQLMNELYVTEKIDFNTQEVTTFVQNLHEAIHEKKLVTFQYGRYGTDLQFQLSNDGKLYEVKPLGLVWNRDRYYLIAHYIPKNQVRQYRVDRMRNVRVLEEDYVPDPDFNLQEHIKNMIYMYSGDMISLEAEFSETLINVVIDRFGLESNIQSQDNGKFVLKAKVAMSDGLIGWLLRWGSDVKVLHPPVLVHTMKEEIKKLNQHYE, from the coding sequence ATGGGTAAAGGAAGTTTTTCATCGAGAGAGCGTTTATTAGAAGTTGTACGAATCTTACAAGAGCATACAGATGTAAATCATATGTTAGATATTCATGAAATACATGGATATTTTCCAGAAAGTTCGAAAGTAGGCATTCGTGGTGTGCGAGATGATATACAAGCGCTTGAGGATTCGAATGCGTTTCCCGTGATTTCCGTTCAAGAAAAAAATGGATTGAAAAAACACTATTATTATGACGGGCGCCTATTTGAAATTCACGAGCTTCGATTATTAATGGATGCGATTGTAGCGGCAAAGTTTATTCCACAAAATGAAGCAGAACGATTATTTATGAAAATTCGAAAGTTAACGAGTCAACATTTAGCGAAACAATTAATGAACGAATTATACGTAACTGAAAAAATCGATTTCAACACGCAAGAAGTAACCACATTTGTGCAAAACCTACATGAAGCGATACATGAAAAAAAGCTTGTCACGTTTCAATATGGACGGTATGGGACTGACCTTCAGTTTCAATTAAGTAATGATGGTAAATTATATGAAGTGAAACCACTTGGACTCGTTTGGAATCGTGACCGATATTATTTAATTGCCCATTATATTCCTAAAAACCAAGTGAGACAATATCGAGTGGACCGAATGCGTAATGTTCGTGTATTGGAAGAAGATTATGTGCCAGATCCAGACTTTAATCTTCAAGAACATATAAAAAATATGATCTATATGTATAGTGGAGATATGATTTCACTTGAGGCGGAGTTTTCAGAAACGCTTATTAACGTTGTCATTGATCGGTTTGGTTTGGAATCAAATATCCAAAGTCAAGATAATGGGAAATTTGTTTTAAAGGCGAAAGTAGCGATGAGTGACGGGTTAATTGGCTGGTTATTACGATGGGGAAGTGATGTCAAAGTACTCCATCCACCTGTACTCGTTCACACTATGAAAGAAGAAATTAAAAAGTTAAATCAACATTATGAGTAA